The DNA window ATGACCGCGCCGGATGTCCCGTATTGGCCTTCGTGGGAGTTCTTGGCCACCATGAGATAGGTGGTTTTGGCGTCGAAACCGCCGGTGGCCAGGAAGCAATCGAACTTCTTGTATTGATAACGATCGCGACTGACCTCTATGTCCGTGGGAAAGGAACCGACCGCCAGCACCTTCGAGGTCTGCCAGCGGATGGATTTGTTGGCTATCTGCAGGAATAGCTCCTTGAACAAGGCGGCGTAACTGGAGTCATTGAGGCGAAGGCCGATCGGCCCTCGGGAGGTGAGGAGCTCGAAATCGCTCGTCTCCTTCTTGATGAGGTCGGAGGAACGCGCCAATGCGACCAAGGAACCTTTCTCGTGAGGCTGGTCCTTGAGGACGTCTCGCAGTGAAGACCCGGCGCTCACCTTCACTGGCTTGCCGTTGAGAAAGATGTTCATTTGGTCGGTCTGGATGATACCCTATGCGCTTTAAAGCCTTTTTCCTGTTGTTTCGACGGAATGGGTGGGTGCCAGTTTCGTCCTCAGCAACGATTCGCCCATCTGCTGCCGGAGGGACTATTATATGTGCGATAGCGTTTGACGTTCTCGATGAAGAAGGACGCCATTCTGGACGCGGTCCGAAAGAAGGTGACCTCCCTTCCAGGGGTCATCGCCTTTCAGTATCTGGATGGCGACTTCAAGGACAAGATCGTCTCCCTGGAGAAGGAGGCGGAGAGCAACGGCGCCTGCGGTGGCCTCATGCCCTTCACGAACGACGGCGTCTGGGAGGTTTTCAAGCGCCAGGTGCAGTTCATCATCGTGGCGGAGTCGTCCTCTGTCCTTCTTGGACTGAGCAACGGTCTGGTCTATATAACCGATCAGAAGGGACAGATCGTAGGCGAATGGCTGAGTGCGACCAGACAGGAGGAGCTCAAGGGCAAGGAGAACGTCTGCTTCCTGAGCGAGGATTTCGTGCTCTACCCGGACGTGGAGATCGTGGGAGAGCCGTTCTTCGTGCTGCCGCGAGTCGATTTCCCTTACCTCGAGGACTTCCCGGGCGTGGCCAACGTCGTCTCGGGAAGCATCTCCACCCTCTCGGACGATTTCATCCGCTTCCGCCTGGGCTACAGAGAGACCAAGCACTGGACGCATCTCATCGGGTTCGACATCGTGGATCGATGACCGATCTAGAAAAGGCCTAGTCCACCAACGCCTTGCTAGAAAAGACCGGCAATCTGGCGGCCAAGCCCTCTTCCGCACTCGGGGTTCGCTCCGGCAGGTTCTTCTTCACCTTGGAGACGATCTCGTCCAGCTTGGTCTGCGGACAAGTGACTCCCCGAATCACTCCTGTGACGATGTCCACGATGGTTCCCTTGGTGGCTATGCCCTCCTCTTTGGGCATGACCAGACGGGTCCTCACGCCGATGCGGGCGAAGTCCTCGAAGTCCACCGGCGCCTGGCAGACGACGATGGCCGGGACGTCCACGTTCCGCAATATCAGCCGAGCTTTGTAGATGATGTGATTCCTCACGTTGCCAAGGTGGATGATGGCCAGTTTGAACTGCTCCATGCGCCGGATCTCGATCTCGTCCAGGCCGAAGATCGAGCCGGTGGAGACATCAGGCGCATCATGCGGCACCCCCGACCCGGCGTTAACCACTATCACCGAGGTATCGATGCCCTCTTCCCTTAGTTCGTAGGTGATCTCGCACACGGGCTTGGTGATGTGCCTCTTGCCCGGACCCATGGCGATAGCCACCACGTCCCGACCGCTCTCGGAGATGGTGGCCCTTTGAGCCATCCCTCCGCCCACTCCCAGGCCCTTCGACTCGCGGCATTCCACGAACTTCGTACGGCGACCGATGCTCTCCTTCACGCTTCGACCCCGCTCTTCATCATCTCTTCCTGTTCCTCCGCGGTCATATTGGCCACGATCTCCTTGGGGTCGCCGATGGCCACGACCTTCCCGCCCTTCATGATGGCGGCCCGGTCGCAGCAGTTCAACACGAAGTCCATGTCGTGGGAGACGATGATGAACGTCTCGCCCAGCTCCTTGCGGGCGGTGAGAACGGACTTGGCCACGTTGATCTTGGTGATGGGGTCCATGGTGCCCGTCGGCTCATCCAGGATAACGACGCGCGGCTCCCGGATGAGCACCTGAGCCATGGCGATCCTCTGTTTCTCGCCCACGCTCAGCACTTCCGGCAAAGAGTACAGGATTCGTTCTATGTCCTTTTGCTCGAAGCCCACGCCGCTCAGCACCTGGATGGCCTTCATCTTAGCGAACTCCGCGGGCATCTTGATGCCGATGCAGACGCTCAGGTTCTGCAGGATGTTGTTGAATGGATACAAGGAGTACTCCTGGTGGAGTGTCCCCATGTAGGGCGTGGCTCGACCTCGACCGAACTCCCCCATCTCGTACATGTCGACCCAATCATCGCCCACCCGCACCAACACCTTGCCGGATGTTCCAACGGTGA is part of the Methanomassiliicoccales archaeon genome and encodes:
- the mcrC gene encoding methyl-coenzyme M reductase I operon protein C, with the protein product MKESIGRRTKFVECRESKGLGVGGGMAQRATISESGRDVVAIAMGPGKRHITKPVCEITYELREEGIDTSVIVVNAGSGVPHDAPDVSTGSIFGLDEIEIRRMEQFKLAIIHLGNVRNHIIYKARLILRNVDVPAIVVCQAPVDFEDFARIGVRTRLVMPKEEGIATKGTIVDIVTGVIRGVTCPQTKLDEIVSKVKKNLPERTPSAEEGLAARLPVFSSKALVD